CAGTTCCCATTGTTTACAAACATAGTTCAGAAATTTCTAATACGATGTTGTAAGTTTCAGGGAAAAAATAACACTCGATATTATTAGAGttataaaaaagtattttattacaaagcaACGACTAAGTCAGTTCCATGATATTCAGGAAGATCCAACTGATATTCCAACGCTAATTTTTTTGGAACAAATCTCCCTCCTAAGTAATGATATTTTCCTTTGAAACTACGAGCACAGAGCTTTGGCGCAGTTAATGATATCAACATTTCAGGGTTAATATCGCCTTCAGACGGGCCAGTTTCAACGTTCCAACCAGATGGAATGTCGACGCTGCATATAGGGACATTTGCATTTTTGAGAACATCCATTATTTCTTTGAAACTTTCTCTGACGGGTGGCTTAAAGCTAAATCCGAACAAAGCATCGACGATGAGCAGGTATTCGTTTAACGGTCTCAAGTCTGAAATCTTTTCCACCAGAGGAATGCCGTTCTCGATGCATTGATGGGTCAAATTTTGATACAGCTCATTTTTCGTCTTCTTTGGATAGTAAATTTCAGGCTCATAGCCAAACAATTTTAAATGTCGACTGCATACCAGACCATCTCCTCCGTTATTTCCTGGACCGCAACACACGAGTACagaatttgaagaatttgttCGCAAAGGATAACATTTTGCTATTGCAATGGCGCAACTTTGGCCAGCTAATTCCATCAGCTGATCGACGctgaatttgtatttttcaaataaatcctTATCGATGTTTATCGCCTCCGTTTGTCCCAAAAACTTAACCATTTTTCGCCCTTTCGTGCAGTCAcgtaataaattgtttttcgtataattgataaattttaccgTTGATCCATGTATACGAAACCCGCTTATCAATGACTTTAGCATTTCATGTTTCATTCATCAAGTtatgatgtattttttcttactaTTTTGTCATCGCTTTGTTGTGTCATATGGCCACGTGATTAATCAATTAGTGTACTTGCGCTTGTGACAAAATCAGTGTTCCAAAACCATAGTAATATTGGATCGAAATTGGACTTCACAGAGGCCGCCACCATAGAAATAAGTCACGATGTCAATCATTACACGCAGTGTTGAGTTATGCTTATACGTTATTTTCATAGTATATGACTAATCGTCAAGTTTTTAGCGCATGTGTCAAATAGACAACTACGAGCACGAAGTAATACTACAAGGCACCTTCTTATTTTCAGAAGTGCGAGGTATTAAGTCCACGCAGTTTTCTATGTTACGTAAAATGTGTATCGTACAATAACGATCATTAATGCTTAAACCTCTCGCTAACCAGTCttcggtccgaaacaaaatgcgagttcaattttatacaaaatatgtGACAAAGACTGGCGATGCAGCTGATGTGAGGAAATGGGATGCATTGccacataattcgtatagaatcgcAGACAGC
Above is a genomic segment from Neodiprion pinetum isolate iyNeoPine1 chromosome 1, iyNeoPine1.2, whole genome shotgun sequence containing:
- the Naxe gene encoding NAD(P)H-hydrate epimerase, which encodes MKHEMLKSLISGFRIHGSTVKFINYTKNNLLRDCTKGRKMVKFLGQTEAINIDKDLFEKYKFSVDQLMELAGQSCAIAIAKCYPLRTNSSNSVLVCCGPGNNGGDGLVCSRHLKLFGYEPEIYYPKKTKNELYQNLTHQCIENGIPLVEKISDLRPLNEYLLIVDALFGFSFKPPVRESFKEIMDVLKNANVPICSVDIPSGWNVETGPSEGDINPEMLISLTAPKLCARSFKGKYHYLGGRFVPKKLALEYQLDLPEYHGTDLVVAL